The following DNA comes from Mycobacteroides immunogenum.
GGCTTCACTAGCCGCGGCCCGGTCTGGCCCGTCATGGGTGGCTCCGGGGACGGCGACGAAGGCGGCGCTGGCGCAGAAAGCGGCGCCCAGTCTGGTCAAGGCGCTTCGCAGGGTGGCTCCGACAAGGGGTTCCCGGCAGACACGCCGGTTGCGCAGATGACCGATGCTCAGCAGGCCGCGTACTGGAAGCACTACTCGCGTGAGCACGAAGGAAAGGCCAAAGCGTTTACCACCCTTGGCGTTACCCCTGAGCAGATACAGCAGCTCCAGGAGCGCAACGCCGAGCTGGAGAAGGCGCAGATGGACGCCAGCGAGCTTGCGCTCAAGGAGGCCACCGACAAGGCGGCTGCTGATGCGCGTGCTGCCACCGAGGCCGACTGGAAGCCCAAGCTGCTCGCGAGTCAACTCAAATCGGCAGCTTCGCAGGTGCTTTCCGGTGACCAGCTCACCGAATGGCTGGACAGTGTGGACCCCGGCAAGTTCGTCGGGGACAACGGCGAGATCGACGAATCCAAGGTGATGGGGAAACTCACCGCCATCTTCGGCCAGAAAAAGGAACAGCAGCAACAGCAGCCGTTCTGGGGCCAGCACAGCACCGGGCATCAGTCCGCAGACAAGCCCGGAACAGCCGGAAGGGCCGCTGCCGCAAAGCGGTTCCCCTCCAAAACCTAGAAAGAAGGTGACACATGTCTACTGACATCTCGATGCAGACAACGACCTACCAGGTCGGCAATCGTCAGTGGCTCCTGGACGAGCCCGACTACAAGCCCAACGTGACCTTGGACATCTCGAAGTTCACGCAGGGCACCCACTACCCGAACGGGTACATCCCCTCGGGCACCGCGATCGGCAAGCTGACCTCCGGTGGACTGTTCGGTCCGTACGACGACACCAAGTCCGACGGCACCCAGACGCTGTACGGCTACACCTACGGCGACGTGCGTGCGGTCCGCCAGAACGGCACGGTCGCCACCAAGGTCGGTACCGGAGCCGTTGTCTCGGGCGCCGTCTCGGTATCCAAGCTGCCGTTCTCCTCCGGAGCCGGCGCGGTCGATGCCAACGGCAAGGCCGACACCCCCACCATCCGCTACGAGGCCTGAGAGGAGGCTGACCAATGGCTCTATTCCTGGACGGCCCACTGCCGCTCGAAGACACCATCGCGTTCGTACAGAGCATCCCGCTGCCGTCGAACAACCAGTTCACGCAGATGATGCCCAGCAAGCAGTACGACAGCGACGAGATCGACTTCGCGACCATCACCAAGACCAACCGTGCCGCCAAGTTCCGCAACTGGGACGGCTCGTTCTGGATCGCACCGCGCGACACCGGATCTGAGAAGCGTGTGCGCATGCTGCCCCTGGGCGGCCAGCTCTCGGTTGGCGAGTACGAACGGCGCCAGATCGAGATGGCCCGCTACGGCGGCACCATCCAGAGCGTTCTGGTGGACGCGATCTACAACGACCTGGAGAACCTGACGCGATACGCGCAGAACCGTGTCGAGCTTGCCTGGGGCGACGTGCTCACCGATGGAGTGCTCACCATCAACGAGAATGGTGTCCAGCAGCAGGTCGACTACGGCAT
Coding sequences within:
- a CDS encoding head decoration protein → MSTDISMQTTTYQVGNRQWLLDEPDYKPNVTLDISKFTQGTHYPNGYIPSGTAIGKLTSGGLFGPYDDTKSDGTQTLYGYTYGDVRAVRQNGTVATKVGTGAVVSGAVSVSKLPFSSGAGAVDANGKADTPTIRYEA